In one window of Arachis ipaensis cultivar K30076 chromosome B06, Araip1.1, whole genome shotgun sequence DNA:
- the LOC107604740 gene encoding pentatricopeptide repeat-containing protein At1g22960, mitochondrial isoform X3 — MTLSLRSSRTSITLAMRFFPLCTSTSTATDSYPDLLYDVLPDTTSNNPPPSLVFDQLHAAVSQPELLVRLLYSVRDRPYAALRSFRWVERQPGFKGSDLAFAVILEILAQNGLMTSAYWVMEKLLLTVRTEAVMDVLLHGNSSASSSSSLVKLLDLLLWICTKKLMLEKCLLVFYKMIHNGFLPDVKNCNRVLRMLRDRKMANKAREVYSVMVECGIKPTTVTYNTMLGAFCKEGEVEQALGLLLEMQRRGCSPNEVTYNILVNGLSDKGELNQARELIEEMLRLGFKVSAYTYNPLIRGCYKKGLLEQASSVGQEMLSRGVLPTVVTYNTIMYGLCKWGRVSNARQLLSVMGDRDLVPDLVSYNTLIYGYSRLGNMREAFLMFDELRNRCLVPSVVTYNTLIDGLCRVGDLDAARHLKDYMIDRGPHPDVYTFTILVRGSCMMGDLPMAKELFDEMLCRELQPDRYAYITQIVGELKLGDSSKAFGMQEEMLAKGFPPDLITYNIFVDGLCKLGNLDEASELVQKMIKDGLVPDHVTYTSIIHAHLMAGHLMKARVMFNEMLSKGIFPSVVTYTVLIHSYAIRGRLELAIMYFYEMQEKGVYPNVITYNALINGLCRVRKMDQAYKFFVEMQAKAFKITRCSNT, encoded by the exons ATGACCCTCTCTCTCAGATCCTCAAGAACCTCCATAACCCTCGCTATGCGCTTCTTTCCTCTGTGCACCTCCACTTCCACCGCCACCGACTCCTACCCTGACCTTCTTTACGACGTCCTTCCCGACACCACCTCCAACAACCCTCCTCCTTCTTTAGTTTTCGATCAGCTTCATGCCGCCGTTTCCCAACCTGAGCTTCTGGTTCGGCTACTTTATTCCGTTCGGGATCGACCCTACGCCGCCCTAAGGTCCTTTCGTTGGGTGGAGCGTCAACCAGGCTTCAAGGGATCTGATCTTGCATTTGCCGTTATTCTCGAGATCCTCGCTCAGAACGGCTTGATGACGTCGGCCTACTGGGTCATGGAGAAGCTTCTGCTTACGGTTAGAACCGAAGCTGTTATGGACGTTTTACTTCACGGTAATTCTtctgcttcttcctcttcctctttggtTAAGCTGCTTGATTTGTTGCTTTGGATTTGCACTAAGAAGCTGATGCTTGAGAAATGCTTGTTGGTTTTTTACAAGATGATTCATAATGGTTTCTTGCCCGATGTCAAGAATTGCAATAGGGTTCTTAGGATGCTTAGGGATAGGAAAATGGCCAACAAAGCTAGGGAGGTTTATAGTGTTATGGTGGAGTGTGGGATTAAGCCTACAACTGTTACTTATAACACTATGCTTGGTGCCTTTTGCAAGGAAGGGGAGGTGGAGCAGGCGCTGGGCCTCTTGCTTGAGATGCAGCGCCGGGGTTGCTCGCCCAACGAAGTCACTTATAATATTTTGGTGAATGGTTTGTCTGACAAAGGGGAATTGAATCAGGCCAGGGAGCTTATTGAGGAGATGTTGAGGTTGGGCTTCAAGGTTTCGGCTTACACATATAACCCTCTGATTCGCGGGTGCTACAAGAAAGGCTTGCTTGAACAAGCCTCAAGCGTTGGGCAGGAGATGTTGAGTAGAGGAGTTTTGCCCACGGTCGTGACCTACAATACCATTATGTATGGTCTTTGCAAGTGGGGAAGAGTGAGCAATGCTAGGCAGCTGTTATCGGTTATGGGAGATAGGGATTTGGTGCCGGACTTAGTTTCGTATAACACACTAATTTATGGTTATAGTAGGTTGGGAAACATGAGGGAGGCATTTCTCATGTTTGATGAGTTGAGAAACAGATGCCTTGTACCTAGTGTGGTGACCTATAATACGCTTATAGATGGTCTTTGCAGGGTGGGGGACTTGGATGCTGCTCGGCATCTAAAAGATTATATGATCGATCGAGGGCCTCATCCTGATGTATATACTTTTACAATTCTTGTAAGAGGATCCTGTATGATGGGAGATTTGCCGATGGCTAAGGAGCTATTTGACGAGATGCTTTGTAGAGAACTGCAGCCCGATCGTTATGCATACATAACTCAAATAGTAGGTGAACTGAAGCTTGGTGACTCATCTAAAGCTTTTGGTATGCAAGAAGAAATGCTAGCCAAAGGCTTTCCCCCTGACTTGATAACATATAACATCTTTGTTGATGGGCTCTGTAAATTGGGCAATCTGGATGAAGCAAGTGAACTAGTGCAGAAAATGATCAAAGATGGACTTGTTCCAGATCATGTAACATATACTAGCATTATCCATGCTCACCTGATGGCTGGCCATCTTATGAAGGCTAGAGTGATGTTCAATGAGATGTTGAGCAAAGGGATATTTCCTTCAGTTGTCACTTACACAGTGTTGATTCATTCATATGCAATCAGGGGAAGGCTGGAGCTTGCTATTATGTATTTCTATGAGATGCAAGAGAAGGGTGTGTATCCAAACGTGATCACCTACAATGCTTTAATCAATGGACTTTGCCGAGTGAGGAAGATGGATCAGGCATACAAATTCTTTGTGGAGATGCAAGCAAAGG CTTTCAAAATTACGAGATGTTCCAATACGTGA
- the LOC107604740 gene encoding pentatricopeptide repeat-containing protein At1g22960, mitochondrial isoform X1, with translation MTLSLRSSRTSITLAMRFFPLCTSTSTATDSYPDLLYDVLPDTTSNNPPPSLVFDQLHAAVSQPELLVRLLYSVRDRPYAALRSFRWVERQPGFKGSDLAFAVILEILAQNGLMTSAYWVMEKLLLTVRTEAVMDVLLHGNSSASSSSSLVKLLDLLLWICTKKLMLEKCLLVFYKMIHNGFLPDVKNCNRVLRMLRDRKMANKAREVYSVMVECGIKPTTVTYNTMLGAFCKEGEVEQALGLLLEMQRRGCSPNEVTYNILVNGLSDKGELNQARELIEEMLRLGFKVSAYTYNPLIRGCYKKGLLEQASSVGQEMLSRGVLPTVVTYNTIMYGLCKWGRVSNARQLLSVMGDRDLVPDLVSYNTLIYGYSRLGNMREAFLMFDELRNRCLVPSVVTYNTLIDGLCRVGDLDAARHLKDYMIDRGPHPDVYTFTILVRGSCMMGDLPMAKELFDEMLCRELQPDRYAYITQIVGELKLGDSSKAFGMQEEMLAKGFPPDLITYNIFVDGLCKLGNLDEASELVQKMIKDGLVPDHVTYTSIIHAHLMAGHLMKARVMFNEMLSKGIFPSVVTYTVLIHSYAIRGRLELAIMYFYEMQEKGVYPNVITYNALINGLCRVRKMDQAYKFFVEMQAKGISANKYTYTILINENCNAGHWQEALRLYKDMLDRDVQPDSFTHSALFKHLRKDYRLLVLQQLENLTGAAFKITRCSNT, from the exons ATGACCCTCTCTCTCAGATCCTCAAGAACCTCCATAACCCTCGCTATGCGCTTCTTTCCTCTGTGCACCTCCACTTCCACCGCCACCGACTCCTACCCTGACCTTCTTTACGACGTCCTTCCCGACACCACCTCCAACAACCCTCCTCCTTCTTTAGTTTTCGATCAGCTTCATGCCGCCGTTTCCCAACCTGAGCTTCTGGTTCGGCTACTTTATTCCGTTCGGGATCGACCCTACGCCGCCCTAAGGTCCTTTCGTTGGGTGGAGCGTCAACCAGGCTTCAAGGGATCTGATCTTGCATTTGCCGTTATTCTCGAGATCCTCGCTCAGAACGGCTTGATGACGTCGGCCTACTGGGTCATGGAGAAGCTTCTGCTTACGGTTAGAACCGAAGCTGTTATGGACGTTTTACTTCACGGTAATTCTtctgcttcttcctcttcctctttggtTAAGCTGCTTGATTTGTTGCTTTGGATTTGCACTAAGAAGCTGATGCTTGAGAAATGCTTGTTGGTTTTTTACAAGATGATTCATAATGGTTTCTTGCCCGATGTCAAGAATTGCAATAGGGTTCTTAGGATGCTTAGGGATAGGAAAATGGCCAACAAAGCTAGGGAGGTTTATAGTGTTATGGTGGAGTGTGGGATTAAGCCTACAACTGTTACTTATAACACTATGCTTGGTGCCTTTTGCAAGGAAGGGGAGGTGGAGCAGGCGCTGGGCCTCTTGCTTGAGATGCAGCGCCGGGGTTGCTCGCCCAACGAAGTCACTTATAATATTTTGGTGAATGGTTTGTCTGACAAAGGGGAATTGAATCAGGCCAGGGAGCTTATTGAGGAGATGTTGAGGTTGGGCTTCAAGGTTTCGGCTTACACATATAACCCTCTGATTCGCGGGTGCTACAAGAAAGGCTTGCTTGAACAAGCCTCAAGCGTTGGGCAGGAGATGTTGAGTAGAGGAGTTTTGCCCACGGTCGTGACCTACAATACCATTATGTATGGTCTTTGCAAGTGGGGAAGAGTGAGCAATGCTAGGCAGCTGTTATCGGTTATGGGAGATAGGGATTTGGTGCCGGACTTAGTTTCGTATAACACACTAATTTATGGTTATAGTAGGTTGGGAAACATGAGGGAGGCATTTCTCATGTTTGATGAGTTGAGAAACAGATGCCTTGTACCTAGTGTGGTGACCTATAATACGCTTATAGATGGTCTTTGCAGGGTGGGGGACTTGGATGCTGCTCGGCATCTAAAAGATTATATGATCGATCGAGGGCCTCATCCTGATGTATATACTTTTACAATTCTTGTAAGAGGATCCTGTATGATGGGAGATTTGCCGATGGCTAAGGAGCTATTTGACGAGATGCTTTGTAGAGAACTGCAGCCCGATCGTTATGCATACATAACTCAAATAGTAGGTGAACTGAAGCTTGGTGACTCATCTAAAGCTTTTGGTATGCAAGAAGAAATGCTAGCCAAAGGCTTTCCCCCTGACTTGATAACATATAACATCTTTGTTGATGGGCTCTGTAAATTGGGCAATCTGGATGAAGCAAGTGAACTAGTGCAGAAAATGATCAAAGATGGACTTGTTCCAGATCATGTAACATATACTAGCATTATCCATGCTCACCTGATGGCTGGCCATCTTATGAAGGCTAGAGTGATGTTCAATGAGATGTTGAGCAAAGGGATATTTCCTTCAGTTGTCACTTACACAGTGTTGATTCATTCATATGCAATCAGGGGAAGGCTGGAGCTTGCTATTATGTATTTCTATGAGATGCAAGAGAAGGGTGTGTATCCAAACGTGATCACCTACAATGCTTTAATCAATGGACTTTGCCGAGTGAGGAAGATGGATCAGGCATACAAATTCTTTGTGGAGATGCAAGCAAAGGGTATTTCTGCAAATAAGTATACATATACTATTTTAATAAATGAAAACTGCAACGCAGGCCATTGGCAAGAAGCTTTGAGGTTGTATAAAGATATGCTTGACagagatgttcagcctgattctTTCACCCATAGTGCACTATTCAAGCATCTAAGGAAAGACTATCGATTGCTTGTCCTTCAGCAACTTGAGAATCTAACTGGAGCTG CTTTCAAAATTACGAGATGTTCCAATACGTGA
- the LOC107604740 gene encoding pentatricopeptide repeat-containing protein At1g22960, mitochondrial isoform X2 encodes MTLSLRSSRTSITLAMRFFPLCTSTSTATDSYPDLLYDVLPDTTSNNPPPSLVFDQLHAAVSQPELLVRLLYSVRDRPYAALRSFRWVERQPGFKGSDLAFAVILEILAQNGLMTSAYWVMEKLLLTVRTEAVMDVLLHGNSSASSSSSLVKLLDLLLWICTKKLMLEKCLLVFYKMIHNGFLPDVKNCNRVLRMLRDRKMANKAREVYSVMVECGIKPTTVTYNTMLGAFCKEGEVEQALGLLLEMQRRGCSPNEVTYNILVNGLSDKGELNQARELIEEMLRLGFKVSAYTYNPLIRGCYKKGLLEQASSVGQEMLSRGVLPTVVTYNTIMYGLCKWGRVSNARQLLSVMGDRDLVPDLVSYNTLIYGYSRLGNMREAFLMFDELRNRCLVPSVVTYNTLIDGLCRVGDLDAARHLKDYMIDRGPHPDVYTFTILVRGSCMMGDLPMAKELFDEMLCRELQPDRYAYITQIVGELKLGDSSKAFGMQEEMLAKGFPPDLITYNIFVDGLCKLGNLDEASELVQKMIKDGLVPDHVTYTSIIHAHLMAGHLMKARVMFNEMLSKGIFPSVVTYTVLIHSYAIRGRLELAIMYFYEMQEKGVYPNVITYNALINGLCRVRKMDQAYKFFVEMQAKGISANKYTYTILINENCNAGHWQEALRLYKDMLDRDVQPDSFTHSALFKHLRKDYRLLVLQQLENLTGAGD; translated from the coding sequence ATGACCCTCTCTCTCAGATCCTCAAGAACCTCCATAACCCTCGCTATGCGCTTCTTTCCTCTGTGCACCTCCACTTCCACCGCCACCGACTCCTACCCTGACCTTCTTTACGACGTCCTTCCCGACACCACCTCCAACAACCCTCCTCCTTCTTTAGTTTTCGATCAGCTTCATGCCGCCGTTTCCCAACCTGAGCTTCTGGTTCGGCTACTTTATTCCGTTCGGGATCGACCCTACGCCGCCCTAAGGTCCTTTCGTTGGGTGGAGCGTCAACCAGGCTTCAAGGGATCTGATCTTGCATTTGCCGTTATTCTCGAGATCCTCGCTCAGAACGGCTTGATGACGTCGGCCTACTGGGTCATGGAGAAGCTTCTGCTTACGGTTAGAACCGAAGCTGTTATGGACGTTTTACTTCACGGTAATTCTtctgcttcttcctcttcctctttggtTAAGCTGCTTGATTTGTTGCTTTGGATTTGCACTAAGAAGCTGATGCTTGAGAAATGCTTGTTGGTTTTTTACAAGATGATTCATAATGGTTTCTTGCCCGATGTCAAGAATTGCAATAGGGTTCTTAGGATGCTTAGGGATAGGAAAATGGCCAACAAAGCTAGGGAGGTTTATAGTGTTATGGTGGAGTGTGGGATTAAGCCTACAACTGTTACTTATAACACTATGCTTGGTGCCTTTTGCAAGGAAGGGGAGGTGGAGCAGGCGCTGGGCCTCTTGCTTGAGATGCAGCGCCGGGGTTGCTCGCCCAACGAAGTCACTTATAATATTTTGGTGAATGGTTTGTCTGACAAAGGGGAATTGAATCAGGCCAGGGAGCTTATTGAGGAGATGTTGAGGTTGGGCTTCAAGGTTTCGGCTTACACATATAACCCTCTGATTCGCGGGTGCTACAAGAAAGGCTTGCTTGAACAAGCCTCAAGCGTTGGGCAGGAGATGTTGAGTAGAGGAGTTTTGCCCACGGTCGTGACCTACAATACCATTATGTATGGTCTTTGCAAGTGGGGAAGAGTGAGCAATGCTAGGCAGCTGTTATCGGTTATGGGAGATAGGGATTTGGTGCCGGACTTAGTTTCGTATAACACACTAATTTATGGTTATAGTAGGTTGGGAAACATGAGGGAGGCATTTCTCATGTTTGATGAGTTGAGAAACAGATGCCTTGTACCTAGTGTGGTGACCTATAATACGCTTATAGATGGTCTTTGCAGGGTGGGGGACTTGGATGCTGCTCGGCATCTAAAAGATTATATGATCGATCGAGGGCCTCATCCTGATGTATATACTTTTACAATTCTTGTAAGAGGATCCTGTATGATGGGAGATTTGCCGATGGCTAAGGAGCTATTTGACGAGATGCTTTGTAGAGAACTGCAGCCCGATCGTTATGCATACATAACTCAAATAGTAGGTGAACTGAAGCTTGGTGACTCATCTAAAGCTTTTGGTATGCAAGAAGAAATGCTAGCCAAAGGCTTTCCCCCTGACTTGATAACATATAACATCTTTGTTGATGGGCTCTGTAAATTGGGCAATCTGGATGAAGCAAGTGAACTAGTGCAGAAAATGATCAAAGATGGACTTGTTCCAGATCATGTAACATATACTAGCATTATCCATGCTCACCTGATGGCTGGCCATCTTATGAAGGCTAGAGTGATGTTCAATGAGATGTTGAGCAAAGGGATATTTCCTTCAGTTGTCACTTACACAGTGTTGATTCATTCATATGCAATCAGGGGAAGGCTGGAGCTTGCTATTATGTATTTCTATGAGATGCAAGAGAAGGGTGTGTATCCAAACGTGATCACCTACAATGCTTTAATCAATGGACTTTGCCGAGTGAGGAAGATGGATCAGGCATACAAATTCTTTGTGGAGATGCAAGCAAAGGGTATTTCTGCAAATAAGTATACATATACTATTTTAATAAATGAAAACTGCAACGCAGGCCATTGGCAAGAAGCTTTGAGGTTGTATAAAGATATGCTTGACagagatgttcagcctgattctTTCACCCATAGTGCACTATTCAAGCATCTAAGGAAAGACTATCGATTGCTTGTCCTTCAGCAACTTGAGAATCTAACTGGAGCTGGTGACTAA